The Gambusia affinis linkage group LG11, SWU_Gaff_1.0, whole genome shotgun sequence genome contains a region encoding:
- the ppig gene encoding peptidyl-prolyl cis-trans isomerase G encodes MGIKVRPRCFFDVGISNVLVGRIVVELFSDICPKTCENFRCLCTGEKGIGKGTQKPLHYKGCLFHRIVKDFMIQGGDFSEGNGRGGESIYGGFFEDESFAVKHNKDYLLSMANRGKDTNGSQFFITTKPAPHLDGVHVVFGHIISGQEVVQTMENQKTDPNSRPYAEVKILNCGELIPKSKGKKADKKREKASSSSSGGSSDSENSSDSSSGSEESEKESKKRKKEKKLKKKQKKKENKKSVEETAEEKEQEDEVTSTVRPEEIPPIPENRFLMRRSPPPAEKPNKEDERDPRNKEDRSRQNTGLYNSQSPYQRRFQVTTRSGRKIKGRGPRRYRTPSRSRSRSRDRYRRSETPPHWRQEMQRQRMRAVTRERWIKGDKSDLMDAKDEETNTPKRERRTSSTKDEHTAEGKKEKKTRSHRSKSKEGGTAEKDEHHSKHKAKKKEKSRSRSGSREKSRRSKSREKASKHKSSDRRGRSRSKEGHKKEKDSEADQSKDKIKGKESETEHKEEGKAKDQEKTKAKSASKERSSSRNRDKGKDEKTDKERARKRSRSKERERRRRGTSREKDRRSRSRDRSKTRDRDRGRRSRSRSRRRDRSRDRSSQRNDRSRDSTNRRRRRSSSSSSSSSDSDRAEKRKSRKSPDSTKRKKSGDKRSPDSTKGKDRKDRKKSRSSSSSSSDSD; translated from the exons ATGGGGATCAAAGTACGCCCTCGCTGTTTCTTTGACGTCGGGATCAGTAATGTTCTAG TTGGTAGAATTGTGGTGGAGTTATTTTCAGACATCTGCCCCAAAACCTGTGAAAACTTTCGATGCCTCTGCACAG gcGAGAAAGGCATAGGCAAAGGAACTCAGAAGCCCCTGCACTACAAAGGATGCCTTTTCCATCGCATTGTGAAAGACTTCATGATTCAAGGAGGAGACTTCAGCGAAG GAAATGGAAGAGGAGGGGAATCCATCTATGGAGGCTTTTTTGAAG ACGAAAGCTTTGCTgttaaacacaacaaagatTATCTGCTGTCTATGGCCAATAGGGGCAAAGATACAAATGGGTCACAGTTTTTCAT AACAACAAAACCTGCACCTCATTTGGATGG TGTCCATGTGGTTTTTGGTCATATCATTTCTGGCCAAGAAGTCGTTCAAACGATGGAGAACCAGAAAACGGACCCTAACAGCCGGCCGTACGCTGAAGTGAAAATTCTGAACTGCGGAGAGCTCATACCAAAATCCAAAG gaaagaaagcagataaaaagagagagaaagccTCGTCCAGCTCCAGCGGTGGCTCATCTGATTCTGAAAACTCCTCGGATTCTTCCTCGGGTTCAGAAGAATCTGAAAAAGAATCTAAGAAGcgaaagaaggagaaaaaactaaaaaagaagcaaaagaagaaggaaaataaaaa GTCTGTTGAGGAAACTGCTGAAGAGAAAGAACAAGAAGACGAGGTGACTTCCACTGTACGGCCTGAAGAAATCCCTCCCATCCCAGAGAACCGGTTCCTCATGAGGAGAAGTCCTCCACCAGCCGAGAAGCCAAACAAGGAGGATGAAAGGGATCCAAGGAATAAAGAGGACAGATCCAGACAGAA cACTGGCTTATATAATTCTCAGTCACCATATCAGAGGCGATTTCAGGTTACCACTCGATCAGGAAGGAAGATAAAAGGGAGGGGACCAAGG AGGTACCGAACTCCATCACGTTCTCGTTCAAGATCTAGAGATCGATATCGGCGTAGTGAAACTCCTCCACACTGGCGTCAGGAGATGCAGCGTCAGAGGATGAGGGCAGTCACCAGAGAGCGATGGATTAAGGGGGACAA AAGTGACTTGATGGATGCTAAGGATGAAGAAACTAACACTCCAAAACGAGAGAGAAGAACATCCAGCACAAAAGATGAACACACGGCTGAgggcaaaaaggaaaagaaaactcgGTCTCACAGGTCTAAAAGCAAAGAGGGCGGTACTGCAGAGAAGGATGAGCATCACAGCAAgcacaaagcaaagaaaaaagaaaagtctcgCAGTCGCAGTGGAAGCAGAGAAAAGAGTAGAAGGTCAAAAAGCAGAGAGAAGGCCAGTAAGCATAAAAGTAGTGACAGAAGAGGGCGCTCAAGGAGCAAAGAaggacataaaaaagaaaaagactctGAGGCAGATCAGagtaaagataaaattaaaggCAAGGAATCTGAGACGGAGCATAAAGAAGAGGGTAAAGCAAAGGATCAGGagaaaacaaaggcaaaatCAGCAAGCAAGGAAAgatccagcagcagaaacagagacaaaggtaaagatgaaaaaacagATAAGGAAAGGGCCAGAAAAAGAAGCAGGAgtaaggagagagagagacggagaagAGGAACATCCAGGGAGAAGGACAGGCGGTCCAGAAGTCGAGACCGGAGTAAGaccagagacagagacagaggcaGGCGCTCAAGAAGCAGAAGCCGTAGGAGAGACCGCAGCAGAGACCGATCTTCTCAAAGAAATGACAGAAGCAGGGACTCTACCAACCGGAGAAGGCGACgtagcagcagcagtagcagcagcagctccgaCAGTGATAGagcagaaaaaaggaagagTCGAAAAAGTCCCGATTctacaaagagaaagaaatccGGAGACAAGAGAAGCCCGGATAGTACAAAAGGCAAAGATAGAAAAGATCGCAAGAAAAGTCGGTCAAGCTCTAGTTCCAGCTCCGACAGCGACTGA
- the cfap210 gene encoding coiled-coil domain-containing protein 173 isoform X1, whose amino-acid sequence MASMAPCDGSRRPFNKSGKIDKVFQPPDLRQITILSQTGWHKIQDEMNGVDKEKERLREAAKRREALHLQSKEIVKLWPDTIAGQRQKKLEAKKIREETEEEKRKEMAAEEARYKEEEQKEALTKARTQLYYQNDRVKGLNRALLHTEVLKEREAQTELKERMKSATKDMDKKFLEIMTARNSEALRKEQEKAVQKKLERQTVAEDLKNQIKANEFAREQQKLEIKKDGEEIQQLQERYQWEQRMESERQANQKRNLMNAHLVNHKRRDCTFFASRFYSLFICAFCVPQDHLNNRALRKEQEAQKQKAEEEQMKLFLSAKEQMTKLRKQREKELFSEVQQQRERILNKLTDTQQEQATNEEQRIAKALAEWDARQAQLQQKEERKKSEMLKSIAAHRELLRNEKEHLDKIAEQETRDALQAKRDADKVYAKQQQLKAEKMREEQRKLHDFNVAQMAERSARLQQMKDEEREFEAKNMKLSAEEELKFQQYSQHIIKAAAEAKRNLIPLYKATREGVGGGHGPVFSGVRPSYLVQDSSGAQMPRYVSITTESIRKLNEAGDIHEAKKRLGFTW is encoded by the exons ATGGCGTCAATGGCTCCGTGCGATGGGAGTCGGAGACCATTCAATAAAAGCG GAAAGATAGACAAAGTATTCCAGCCTCCAGATCTCAGACAAATCACCATCCTAAGCCAAACTGGCTGGCACAAGATTCAAGATGAAATGAACGGGGTCGATAAAGAAAAGGAGCGTCTTAGAGAGGCAGCCAAACGCAGGGAAGCCCTGCACCTGCAGTCAAAGGAAATTGTTAAGCTGTGGCCTGATACTATTGCT GGTCAAAGGCAAAAAAAGCTGGAGGCTAAGAAGATCCGAGAGGAGAcggaggaggaaaagaggaaagaaatggCTGCAGAGGAAGCCAGATACAAGGAAGAAGAGCAAAAAGAGGCCTTGACAAAAGCCAGAACTCAGCTGTATTATCAAAACGACCGGGTGAAAGGATTAAAC CGCGCCCTCCTGCACACAGAGGTGCTGAAAGAGAGGGAGGCTCAAACAGAGCTCAAGGAAAGGATGAAAAGTGCCACTAAAGACATGGATAAAAAGTTCCTGGAAATAATGACAGCCAGAAACAGTGAAGCCCTGAGGAAAGAGCAGGAAAAGGCTGTGCAAAAGAAGCTTGAGAGACAGACAGTAGCAGAAGACCTGAAAAACCA gATAAAGGCCAACGAGTTTGCGCGGGAGCAACAGAAGCTGGAAATCAAGAAGGACGGCGAGGAAATCCAGCAACTTCAGGAGCGTTATCAGTGGGAGCAAAGAATGGAGTCCGAGCGGCAAGCAAACCAGAAGAGGAACCTCATGAACGCTCACCTGGTCAATCATAAAAGACGAGATTGTACATTCTTTGCATCCAGATTTTACAGTCtctttatttgtgctttttgtgtCCCTCAGGATCATCTCAATAATAGAGCACTAAGAAAAGAGCAAGAGGCGCAAAAGCAGAAGGCTGAAGAAGAGCAGATGAAACTCTTTCTTTCAGCCAAGGAACAAATGACAAAGCTAcggaaacaaagagagaaagagttATTTAG TGAAGTTCAGCAGCAAAGAGAGAGGATTTTGAACAAGCTGACAGACACGCAGCAGGAGCAGGCTACAAACGAGGAGCAGAGGATCGCTAAAGCTCTGGCTGAGTGGGATGCAAGACAGGCGCAACTGCAGCAGAAGGAGGAACGGAAGAAGTCCGAGATGTTGAAGTCGATAGCTGCACACAGGGAGCTTTTG agaaatgaaaaggaGCACTTGGATAAAATTGCAGAGCAGGAAACCCGAGATGCTCTGCAGGCAAAGAGAGATGCCGACAAAGTATATGCCAAGCAGCAACAACTGAAGGCTgagaaaatgagagaagaacaaagaaaattgcATGACTTCAATGTTGCACAGATG GCAGAAAGAAGCGCCAGACTTCAGCAGATGAAAGACGAGGAACGAGAGTTCGAAGCAAAGAACATGAAGCTCAGCGCTGAAGAAGAACTCAAGTTTCAGCAGTACTCACAGCACATCATCAAGGCAGCAGCAGAGGCCAAGAGAAACTTGATTCCACTTTACAAAGCCACGAGAGAAGGAGTGGGAGGAGGGCACGGCCCCGTTTTCAGCGGAGTTAGGCCCAGCTATCTCGTCCAGGACAGCTCTGGAGCTCAGATGCCCAGATACGTGTCCATCACCACAGAAAGCATCAGAAAACTTAACGAGGCTGGAGACATTCACGAGGCAAAGAAGAGACTGGGCTTCACCTGgtga
- the fastkd1 gene encoding FAST kinase domain-containing protein 1, mitochondrial, translating to MFRLQCVRPCLRRLFHQGVGSRDYVREGLQVCSTDDQVLDVVAKNRTKLTVEHVSCAVRMLWDFQKERPELLRTVHLIKCHPQFLTLRVLAENKISLMDDLTLVDMLYAFLRLTVEPHDSLVQQMVSEAWRRIDRLPMSSLSKFAVILSDQLLHSSPLMGHITNILDQKLSSIDNGRVLAALMVSVSNLVSTRLRDALISRAECLLDTTDPLNYSTPRRMVQFLRSIKYIHRPLLEKCNEIFLRNITRLDAENISIILGLYQSLQFNNCDFRLAAKERLIELIDTSTDPYSFSKLFVALAPISSAEIRERLENTILLVADEFSAHQALAVVEALEEIQSRNFSLLNKIASVIQKKLHVYRVIEVARITQALFLLHYQNPELFAALRTILVSSLQRSFYPYEVTMLTRVLSMLPSPRLDEGVVQHVDEVIAQCNLSELNTISFAIAKWIRTDPSYRHNTHSKYVRLLQRLSQCGRERLQTADRLDLVLDETKFAPGEWFEEMLLEETLITLNRMIDQINPSNIADLAFFLTRTNRLHPPLLDRIASVAIEHIDEIHFSATYPTLLPFSVLNYEPAHVDELYDACIKRFTPHISSFDPHLLVLLAYCLALADHFPEELIREIFTIDFLGKLDCQLESLNDSLKMRTKQRLMELNRAVCLECPEFQVPWFHERYCQHLQKKVNGSVSPVQQQIHTMLGGVLGGINFVQAAVITPYFYTIDFVCKLDKHLKPLSYSGPSTLQISERGKVLWDSNSLENSRDELPAGAHRVAIDFMDSKFFCKNSHHIKGEALMRKRHLEILGYRVVQIPHFEWNSMELSTPHAWKRYLRKKILG from the exons ATGTTTAGACTGCAGTGTGTGAGGCCCTGCCTTAGAAGACTCTTCCACCAGGGGGTGGGGAGTAGAGACTATGTCCGGGAGGGGCTGCAGGTTTGCTCCACTGACGATCAGGTGCTTGATGTAGTGGCGAAGAACAGAACCAAGCTAACTGTGGAACATGTGAGCTGTGCTGTGAGGATGCTGTGGGATTTTCAGAAGGAGAGACCTGAACTGCTCAGGACTGTCCACCTCATCAAGTGCCACCCACAGTTCCTGACCCTCCGGGTTTTGGCAGAGAATAAAATTTCTCTGATGGATGACTTAACACTTGTCGACATGCTTTATGCGTTCCTCAG ATTGACTGTGGAACCACATGACAGTCTTGTGCAACAGATGGTTTCAGAAGCTTGGCGAAGAATAGACAg acttCCTATGTCATCTCTGTCAAAGTTTGCAGTGATTTTAAGTGATCAGCTCCTCCATAGCAGTCCTCTGATGGGTCACATCACCAACATTTTGGACCAGAAGTTATCATCCATAGACAATGGCAG GGTCCTGGCGGCTCTGATGGTCAGCGTGTCGAACCTCGTGTCCACTCGACTGCGGGACGCTCTAATCAGCAGAGCTGAATGTCTGCTGGACACAACTGATCCCCTGAATTACAGCACTCCAAGAAGGATGGTGCAGTTTCTACGCAGCATCAAGTACATTCACCGACCCCTGTTGGAGAAGTGCAATGAGATTTTCTTGCGCAACATTACGAGACTGGATGCCGAGAATATCAGCATCATCTTGGGTCTATATCAGTCCCTTCAGTTCAACAACTGTGACTTCAGACTGGCAGCTAAAGAAAGGCTGATTGAGCTGATCGACACAAGCACAGACCCCTACTCCttctccaaactttttgtcGCTCTGGCACCAATTAGCAGCGCAGAGATCAGAGAAAG GTTGGAGAACACCATCCTCCTGGTGGCAGATGAGTTCAGCGCTCACCAAGCTTTGGCTGTTGTTGAAGCCCTGGAGGAGATTCAGAGCAGAAACTTTAGTTTACTGAACAA AATTGCATCAGTGATCCAAAAGAAGCTCCATGTCTACAGAGTGATTGAGGTGGCCCGGATCACCCAGGCCCTGTTCCTGTTGCATTATCAGAACCCAGAACTCTTTGCTGCCCTCAGAACCATTTTGGTCAG CTCTTTGCAGCGCAGCTTCTACCCCTATGAGGTGACCATGCTGACCAGGGTGCTCTCCATGCTGCCCAGCCCACGCCTCGACGAGGGCGTGGTCCAGCACGTGGACGAAGTGATTGCACAGTGCAACCTCAGCGAGCTCAACACCATCTCCTTTGCCATTGCCAAGTGGATACGGACTGATCCGTCGTACCGACACAACACCCATAGCAAGTACGTCCGCCTGCTGCAGCGGCTGAGCCAATGCGGCCGCGAGAGGCTGCAGACGGCCGACCGGCTGGACCTGGTGCTGGACGAGACCAAGTTCGCCCCAGGAGAGTGGTTCGAGGAGATGCTGCTGGAAGAGACGTTGATCACGTTGAACAGGATGATCGATCAGATAAACCCGAGCAACATTGCTGACTTGGCCTTCTTCCTGACCAGAACCAATCGACTTCATCCTCCACTGCTGGACAGAATTGCCAGTGTGGCCATAGAACACATTGACGAG ATTCACTTCTCAGCCACATATCCCACTCTTCTACCCTTTTCTGTTCTGAATTATGAGCCCGCTCACGTAGATGAGCTTTATGATGCTTGTATTAAGCGCTTCACTCCTCACATTA GCTCCTTTGACCCTCATCTGCTTGTCCTCCTGGCATATTGCTTGGCTCTAGCTGACCATTTTCCCGAAGAACTAATCAGAGAAATCTTCACCATCGATTTCCTTGGAAAACTGGATTGCCAGCTGGAAA gCCTGAATGATTCCCTCAAGATGAGGACGAAACAGCGCCTCATGGAGCTCAATCGGGCCGTGTGTCTGGAGTGTCCAGAGTTTCAGGTGCCGTGGTTTCACGAGCGTTACTGCCAGCATCTGCAAAAGAAAG tgaATGGCTCCGTCAGTCCAGTGCAGCAGCAGATCCACACAATGTTGGGCGGGGTTCTTGGTGGCATTAACTTTGTCCAAGCAGCCGTCATCACACCGTATTTTTACACCATAG attttgtatGTAAACTAGACAAACACTTGAAGCCGTTGTCTTACTCTGGGCCGAGCACGTTGCAGATCTCAGAGAGAGGAAAGGTTCTGTGGGACTCAAATTCACTGGAAAACTCCCGAGATGAGCTTCCAGCGGGAGCTCATCG
- the cfap210 gene encoding coiled-coil domain-containing protein 173 isoform X2, whose product MASMAPCDGSRRPFNKSGKIDKVFQPPDLRQITILSQTGWHKIQDEMNGVDKEKERLREAAKRREALHLQSKEIVKLWPDTIAGQRQKKLEAKKIREETEEEKRKEMAAEEARYKEEEQKEALTKARTQLYYQNDRVKGLNRALLHTEVLKEREAQTELKERMKSATKDMDKKFLEIMTARNSEALRKEQEKAVQKKLERQTVAEDLKNQIKANEFAREQQKLEIKKDGEEIQQLQERYQWEQRMESERQANQKRNLMNAHLDHLNNRALRKEQEAQKQKAEEEQMKLFLSAKEQMTKLRKQREKELFSEVQQQRERILNKLTDTQQEQATNEEQRIAKALAEWDARQAQLQQKEERKKSEMLKSIAAHRELLRNEKEHLDKIAEQETRDALQAKRDADKVYAKQQQLKAEKMREEQRKLHDFNVAQMAERSARLQQMKDEEREFEAKNMKLSAEEELKFQQYSQHIIKAAAEAKRNLIPLYKATREGVGGGHGPVFSGVRPSYLVQDSSGAQMPRYVSITTESIRKLNEAGDIHEAKKRLGFTW is encoded by the exons ATGGCGTCAATGGCTCCGTGCGATGGGAGTCGGAGACCATTCAATAAAAGCG GAAAGATAGACAAAGTATTCCAGCCTCCAGATCTCAGACAAATCACCATCCTAAGCCAAACTGGCTGGCACAAGATTCAAGATGAAATGAACGGGGTCGATAAAGAAAAGGAGCGTCTTAGAGAGGCAGCCAAACGCAGGGAAGCCCTGCACCTGCAGTCAAAGGAAATTGTTAAGCTGTGGCCTGATACTATTGCT GGTCAAAGGCAAAAAAAGCTGGAGGCTAAGAAGATCCGAGAGGAGAcggaggaggaaaagaggaaagaaatggCTGCAGAGGAAGCCAGATACAAGGAAGAAGAGCAAAAAGAGGCCTTGACAAAAGCCAGAACTCAGCTGTATTATCAAAACGACCGGGTGAAAGGATTAAAC CGCGCCCTCCTGCACACAGAGGTGCTGAAAGAGAGGGAGGCTCAAACAGAGCTCAAGGAAAGGATGAAAAGTGCCACTAAAGACATGGATAAAAAGTTCCTGGAAATAATGACAGCCAGAAACAGTGAAGCCCTGAGGAAAGAGCAGGAAAAGGCTGTGCAAAAGAAGCTTGAGAGACAGACAGTAGCAGAAGACCTGAAAAACCA gATAAAGGCCAACGAGTTTGCGCGGGAGCAACAGAAGCTGGAAATCAAGAAGGACGGCGAGGAAATCCAGCAACTTCAGGAGCGTTATCAGTGGGAGCAAAGAATGGAGTCCGAGCGGCAAGCAAACCAGAAGAGGAACCTCATGAACGCTCACCTG GATCATCTCAATAATAGAGCACTAAGAAAAGAGCAAGAGGCGCAAAAGCAGAAGGCTGAAGAAGAGCAGATGAAACTCTTTCTTTCAGCCAAGGAACAAATGACAAAGCTAcggaaacaaagagagaaagagttATTTAG TGAAGTTCAGCAGCAAAGAGAGAGGATTTTGAACAAGCTGACAGACACGCAGCAGGAGCAGGCTACAAACGAGGAGCAGAGGATCGCTAAAGCTCTGGCTGAGTGGGATGCAAGACAGGCGCAACTGCAGCAGAAGGAGGAACGGAAGAAGTCCGAGATGTTGAAGTCGATAGCTGCACACAGGGAGCTTTTG agaaatgaaaaggaGCACTTGGATAAAATTGCAGAGCAGGAAACCCGAGATGCTCTGCAGGCAAAGAGAGATGCCGACAAAGTATATGCCAAGCAGCAACAACTGAAGGCTgagaaaatgagagaagaacaaagaaaattgcATGACTTCAATGTTGCACAGATG GCAGAAAGAAGCGCCAGACTTCAGCAGATGAAAGACGAGGAACGAGAGTTCGAAGCAAAGAACATGAAGCTCAGCGCTGAAGAAGAACTCAAGTTTCAGCAGTACTCACAGCACATCATCAAGGCAGCAGCAGAGGCCAAGAGAAACTTGATTCCACTTTACAAAGCCACGAGAGAAGGAGTGGGAGGAGGGCACGGCCCCGTTTTCAGCGGAGTTAGGCCCAGCTATCTCGTCCAGGACAGCTCTGGAGCTCAGATGCCCAGATACGTGTCCATCACCACAGAAAGCATCAGAAAACTTAACGAGGCTGGAGACATTCACGAGGCAAAGAAGAGACTGGGCTTCACCTGgtga
- the cfap210 gene encoding coiled-coil domain-containing protein 173 isoform X3 translates to MNGVDKEKERLREAAKRREALHLQSKEIVKLWPDTIAGQRQKKLEAKKIREETEEEKRKEMAAEEARYKEEEQKEALTKARTQLYYQNDRVKGLNRALLHTEVLKEREAQTELKERMKSATKDMDKKFLEIMTARNSEALRKEQEKAVQKKLERQTVAEDLKNQIKANEFAREQQKLEIKKDGEEIQQLQERYQWEQRMESERQANQKRNLMNAHLDHLNNRALRKEQEAQKQKAEEEQMKLFLSAKEQMTKLRKQREKELFSEVQQQRERILNKLTDTQQEQATNEEQRIAKALAEWDARQAQLQQKEERKKSEMLKSIAAHRELLRNEKEHLDKIAEQETRDALQAKRDADKVYAKQQQLKAEKMREEQRKLHDFNVAQMAERSARLQQMKDEEREFEAKNMKLSAEEELKFQQYSQHIIKAAAEAKRNLIPLYKATREGVGGGHGPVFSGVRPSYLVQDSSGAQMPRYVSITTESIRKLNEAGDIHEAKKRLGFTW, encoded by the exons ATGAACGGGGTCGATAAAGAAAAGGAGCGTCTTAGAGAGGCAGCCAAACGCAGGGAAGCCCTGCACCTGCAGTCAAAGGAAATTGTTAAGCTGTGGCCTGATACTATTGCT GGTCAAAGGCAAAAAAAGCTGGAGGCTAAGAAGATCCGAGAGGAGAcggaggaggaaaagaggaaagaaatggCTGCAGAGGAAGCCAGATACAAGGAAGAAGAGCAAAAAGAGGCCTTGACAAAAGCCAGAACTCAGCTGTATTATCAAAACGACCGGGTGAAAGGATTAAAC CGCGCCCTCCTGCACACAGAGGTGCTGAAAGAGAGGGAGGCTCAAACAGAGCTCAAGGAAAGGATGAAAAGTGCCACTAAAGACATGGATAAAAAGTTCCTGGAAATAATGACAGCCAGAAACAGTGAAGCCCTGAGGAAAGAGCAGGAAAAGGCTGTGCAAAAGAAGCTTGAGAGACAGACAGTAGCAGAAGACCTGAAAAACCA gATAAAGGCCAACGAGTTTGCGCGGGAGCAACAGAAGCTGGAAATCAAGAAGGACGGCGAGGAAATCCAGCAACTTCAGGAGCGTTATCAGTGGGAGCAAAGAATGGAGTCCGAGCGGCAAGCAAACCAGAAGAGGAACCTCATGAACGCTCACCTG GATCATCTCAATAATAGAGCACTAAGAAAAGAGCAAGAGGCGCAAAAGCAGAAGGCTGAAGAAGAGCAGATGAAACTCTTTCTTTCAGCCAAGGAACAAATGACAAAGCTAcggaaacaaagagagaaagagttATTTAG TGAAGTTCAGCAGCAAAGAGAGAGGATTTTGAACAAGCTGACAGACACGCAGCAGGAGCAGGCTACAAACGAGGAGCAGAGGATCGCTAAAGCTCTGGCTGAGTGGGATGCAAGACAGGCGCAACTGCAGCAGAAGGAGGAACGGAAGAAGTCCGAGATGTTGAAGTCGATAGCTGCACACAGGGAGCTTTTG agaaatgaaaaggaGCACTTGGATAAAATTGCAGAGCAGGAAACCCGAGATGCTCTGCAGGCAAAGAGAGATGCCGACAAAGTATATGCCAAGCAGCAACAACTGAAGGCTgagaaaatgagagaagaacaaagaaaattgcATGACTTCAATGTTGCACAGATG GCAGAAAGAAGCGCCAGACTTCAGCAGATGAAAGACGAGGAACGAGAGTTCGAAGCAAAGAACATGAAGCTCAGCGCTGAAGAAGAACTCAAGTTTCAGCAGTACTCACAGCACATCATCAAGGCAGCAGCAGAGGCCAAGAGAAACTTGATTCCACTTTACAAAGCCACGAGAGAAGGAGTGGGAGGAGGGCACGGCCCCGTTTTCAGCGGAGTTAGGCCCAGCTATCTCGTCCAGGACAGCTCTGGAGCTCAGATGCCCAGATACGTGTCCATCACCACAGAAAGCATCAGAAAACTTAACGAGGCTGGAGACATTCACGAGGCAAAGAAGAGACTGGGCTTCACCTGgtga